In Augochlora pura isolate Apur16 chromosome 3, APUR_v2.2.1, whole genome shotgun sequence, the sequence ATTTGTTGGCCAATCGAATGCGATCTACGGAAAAATGTAGACGAGTGTAGAAAGACGTGACGACGATACTACTTTTCTTGGATGCTCAGAGCGTGAAAAAATTAGAATCTAGTCTACAGATTGGTACCTGATACACAGGGacaattcgattaaaaaaaatatactaagCTGAAATTATTCGCCGTGTTCGGCGTACACTGTCCAGTGTATACTCAAGCGGAGTAGCATTGGCAATTGATCGTATTTTACATGATCCATAGGCCTGTATTCAGTGCTTGCTTACAGAACATCAACGCTGATAGCTGCAAATAGATACGGTTTTCGATCAGATTATACTGAACGGCGGACCTCAGTGCTTGTTTTAGCCGAACTATCGCAAAAGATTCTTGTAGGAAACGAAATCGTgcgaagaaaaaagagaatgcGTCGAGATTACGTTGCACAATGGTAGAGTCGATATCGGAGTATCGGTGTTTCAGAGAACGTTGTAAAAATGAGGAGAAACACAGCCAGAGTTCGAGAGTTCGTCGAGATTATGATTTAGCGTTATTGCGTATGCACTTTCTACGTAGAACGCGTGACGACTAAATGCGATGTGGTACGATTCGAGAGAACGGAACTCTGttttggttttttttttaggaatCGTCTGAACGATAAATATGAGAGATATTCAATGCTTGATCGTTCTACTGCTGACGGTTGTGCATATGTAAGCAAGTTCTGACTACAGGTCGTGATGCGCGAGACACGATGCAACAAAAGCgtcgaaattataattgcaacGGTATGAGCGTgcatattaattgaaatttcatgaTTCACGTGACCTGTGTGTGCAAATAAATTTGCACACAATTGTTGTATCGTGCGACGGGGTTTAGACTACACAAATTTTATGTGAAACACAACTCTTTTTTatgaatgttaataaaatcggAGAGGTCGATATACTTACGTGGATAAGCTCTGTAGGCTCCAGGACTATTATCAAGTATAAAGACTGATGCTAAATCTGGACAAATCGCAGACAAATCTTTAGTATAGGAACCCAGTTCTGGTGTACAGTGCTGTCTATAATATCTGCGCCTTAGAATACCTCTGTTGTTATCTAACTTATCTGCGACAGCTGCTCCATAGATTTCCATGGAGGCAGTGAAGACCACTAATTCATACCTGAAAGAGAgtacgatgatttttcacaATCCGGTAGAAAATTCTCCAGATTAGATACGATCTTATCTGGAGACGTGTTAGGTACAAAGTTCAAGCAAATCCAACTTACCATTGACTAACAATGTCTAAAAAGAAATCTACGTGTGGTCTCTTATGAACAAAAAATCTGACCGGATGTCTGTCTATCGTCACCTTGAGAACAAAATCTGGAGGTGTACCGGGCCTGACCGTCGGCCTTGCCACTCCATCATGATGAGAGTGAATTAATGTTTCATCTAGATCCAACACTAATACCTTCCTCCTAACTATACCTGGAATACACttaattatatagaaacaATAATACACGCCGTAGTGTTGTGTTGCCGCATTGATCATAAATCCAACAATACTTACTAAGCCTGTGCCTCGATAATGGAGATAATGGGAAGATTTCGTACTTAACAGGTTGCATTTGTGAtatctaaaacaattaaataactataaaaaaaacaccaatttttctgacttcttAATGTAAACAGCAGTGAACAACTACTACAACGATTGTGCGACAATCAAGACGAAATAACT encodes:
- the Dd gene encoding CTD nuclear envelope phosphatase 1-like protein dullard isoform X1, with translation MLKQLQMGLRAFLLMASRVWTCICFLLKKQVRAISQMQPVKYEIFPLSPLSRHRLSIVRRKVLVLDLDETLIHSHHDGVARPTVRPGTPPDFVLKVTIDRHPVRFFVHKRPHVDFFLDIVSQWYELVVFTASMEIYGAAVADKLDNNRGILRRRYYRQHCTPELGSYTKDLSAICPDLASVFILDNSPGAYRAYPHNAIPIKSWFSDAGDTALLSLLPVLDALRFTQDVRSVLSRNLHLHHTW
- the Dd gene encoding CTD nuclear envelope phosphatase 1-like protein dullard isoform X2 encodes the protein MLKQLQMGLRAFLLMASRVWTCICFLLKKQISQMQPVKYEIFPLSPLSRHRLSIVRRKVLVLDLDETLIHSHHDGVARPTVRPGTPPDFVLKVTIDRHPVRFFVHKRPHVDFFLDIVSQWYELVVFTASMEIYGAAVADKLDNNRGILRRRYYRQHCTPELGSYTKDLSAICPDLASVFILDNSPGAYRAYPHNAIPIKSWFSDAGDTALLSLLPVLDALRFTQDVRSVLSRNLHLHHTW